The Cyanobacterium sp. T60_A2020_053 genome segment TTGAACAATTAGGCTTAAAAGGTTATCAAATTGGAGGGGCGCAGGTTGCCCATCGTCATGCTAATTTTATCCTCAATGTGGGTAATGCTCAAGCCCAAGATATTCACCATTTAATTAATTATGTGCAGGAAAAGGTTTTAGCTAGTTTTTCTATTTTGTTACATCCAGAAGTTAGGATGCTAGGTGATTTTTAACCACAGGTAAAGGGCAAGGGGCAAAGAGGAAGAAAAAATCTAGAATTGAGAAAATAATTACTTCCATATTCTTAATCCTGGATTCCTCCCATTGTCGATTTGCCTTCGTGACAACATTTTTGAGAAGAACCTGATTAAGCTATCATAACCTTTAATTAACAGCGAAATGAGTATAAACTAATTGATTAAATCAAGAAAATTTAGTTAATAATATGAGGGTAAGATAATTTTGCTAAGATAGATAAAAGTAGTTAATAAAGTCAAAAAAAATGGTTGCACAACTACCACAAACTACCAAAGCAGAAGTTATTTACCCCGACAGTGACGGTAAACCAATGGCAGACAATACCCTTCAATTTCGTTGGATTACCATCATCAAAACTAATCTTGATTGGCTATTTGCTGATAATCCTGATGTATTCGTAGCCGGTGATTTACTTTGGTATCCCGTAGAAGGGGATAATAAACGGCGGTGTGCGCCGGATGTCATGGTAATATTCGGTAGAGAAAAAGGGGAAAGAGGCTCATATCAACAGTGGAAAGAAGGTAATATTGCCCCTCAAGTAGTGTTTGAAATCCTCTCACCGGGTAATACCATGAGAGAAATGTTGAATAAATTGTTGTTTTATCAACAATATGGCGTACAAGAATACTATATATATAATCCAGATAGTAATGACTTAACAGGTTTTCAGCGCCATAATGATATTTTAGCCATGATAGAGGAAATTGATAATTGGACAAGTCCTCTTTTGGGTATTCGTTTTGAGTTAAATCAACC includes the following:
- a CDS encoding Uma2 family endonuclease, with product MVAQLPQTTKAEVIYPDSDGKPMADNTLQFRWITIIKTNLDWLFADNPDVFVAGDLLWYPVEGDNKRRCAPDVMVIFGREKGERGSYQQWKEGNIAPQVVFEILSPGNTMREMLNKLLFYQQYGVQEYYIYNPDSNDLTGFQRHNDILAMIEEIDNWTSPLLGIRFELNQPELKIYHPNGDYFSSFNEEKQKASIEKLKAEKALADKEKAEADKEKEKARADKLEAKLRELGINFDEI